One genomic region from Rhizomicrobium palustre encodes:
- a CDS encoding GldG family protein yields the protein MKPLSRRNYAIAAAALAVVVFFAFNIALDAGVTNAKLDLTENGRYTLAQGTRNIIMNLKEPVTLRFFFSKKAASEYAQTRAYAGRVRDLLHEYAARSHGKIILEEIDPEPYTPAEDQATAAGLSGAPTDSGDTVYFGLVGTNRIDGREVIPYFTPDREGLAEYDISSLIYRLSAPKKHKVAIISGLPLESGMGGMQAMMQGRSRPFTIYQELSQAYQTEVLTPDFTATPSDADVLMIVHPGNLSEAQNYAVDQFVMKGGRVLAFVDPNSELAQGGGVEPGSAASVSTLPRLFQSWGISFDSTKEIGDLKLAQRVQMSREGPPLSYPIWLHLTDDNFSENDPVTANMKVINIASAGSLRPLKSATTKFISLIGSSNQASLLDVNQVRTQTMTAPQDIAGTIAPSGQEYIIAARLTGPAKSAYAAGAPAGVAGQPVTEAKNINVIVMADSDIFDDRFWVRVENMFGKQVAAPFANNDAFVLNSVENLMGSSDLISLRTRATNDRPFIRVKEIQADAEREFKEQEDALKAKLSETEQQLKNLQSGQSGGATSGKIVGINAQQRAAIETFKHQLAEIRTQLRQVQHNLRQDVDALGNVLAFINIVAVPFLVAVFALFLAWLRRRRRARALPL from the coding sequence ATGAAGCCCCTCTCCCGCCGCAATTACGCGATTGCCGCCGCCGCGCTGGCCGTGGTCGTGTTCTTCGCCTTCAACATCGCGCTCGATGCGGGCGTGACCAATGCCAAGCTCGATCTGACGGAAAACGGCCGCTACACCCTGGCCCAAGGCACCCGCAACATCATCATGAATTTGAAGGAGCCGGTGACGCTGCGCTTCTTCTTCTCCAAGAAGGCGGCGAGCGAATACGCCCAGACCCGCGCCTATGCGGGCCGCGTGCGCGACCTTCTGCACGAATATGCGGCGCGCAGCCATGGCAAGATCATCCTGGAAGAGATCGATCCCGAGCCCTATACGCCCGCAGAAGACCAAGCCACGGCGGCTGGTCTCTCCGGTGCCCCGACCGATAGCGGCGATACGGTCTATTTCGGTCTTGTCGGAACCAACCGCATCGATGGGCGCGAGGTCATTCCTTATTTCACCCCGGATCGCGAGGGTCTGGCCGAATACGACATCTCTTCGCTGATTTATCGCCTCTCCGCCCCCAAGAAACACAAGGTCGCGATCATTTCGGGCCTGCCGCTCGAATCCGGCATGGGCGGGATGCAGGCGATGATGCAGGGCCGCTCGCGTCCCTTCACCATCTATCAGGAACTCTCCCAAGCCTATCAGACCGAAGTCCTGACGCCGGATTTCACGGCCACTCCTTCAGATGCCGACGTCTTGATGATCGTGCATCCGGGCAATCTCAGCGAAGCGCAGAATTACGCCGTCGACCAATTCGTGATGAAGGGCGGACGGGTGCTGGCCTTTGTCGATCCCAATTCCGAGCTTGCCCAAGGCGGCGGCGTTGAACCGGGCTCTGCGGCCTCTGTCTCTACCCTGCCGCGGCTGTTCCAATCCTGGGGCATCTCCTTCGACAGCACCAAGGAAATCGGTGACCTGAAACTCGCCCAGCGGGTGCAGATGTCGCGCGAAGGCCCGCCCTTGAGCTATCCTATCTGGCTGCATCTGACGGATGACAATTTCTCCGAGAACGATCCGGTCACCGCGAATATGAAGGTGATCAATATCGCCAGCGCGGGATCGCTGCGCCCGCTCAAAAGCGCCACCACCAAATTCATCTCGCTGATCGGCTCCTCCAACCAGGCCTCGCTTCTGGATGTGAACCAGGTGCGGACCCAGACCATGACAGCGCCGCAGGATATCGCAGGCACCATCGCGCCTTCGGGCCAGGAATATATCATCGCCGCGCGCCTCACCGGCCCCGCCAAATCGGCCTATGCCGCGGGCGCGCCTGCAGGTGTTGCGGGCCAACCGGTGACTGAAGCCAAGAACATCAATGTCATCGTGATGGCCGATAGCGACATCTTCGATGACCGCTTCTGGGTGCGCGTGGAAAACATGTTCGGCAAACAGGTCGCCGCGCCCTTCGCCAATAACGACGCTTTTGTGCTGAATTCGGTGGAAAACCTGATGGGGTCTTCAGACCTCATCAGCCTTCGCACCCGCGCCACCAACGACCGCCCCTTCATCCGGGTAAAGGAAATCCAGGCCGATGCCGAGCGCGAATTCAAAGAGCAGGAAGACGCGCTGAAGGCCAAGCTCTCCGAAACCGAACAGCAGCTCAAGAACCTGCAAAGCGGCCAAAGTGGCGGGGCAACCTCGGGCAAGATCGTCGGCATCAATGCGCAGCAGCGCGCCGCTATCGAAACCTTCAAGCATCAGCTCGCCGAGATCCGCACCCAGCTTCGCCAAGTGCAGCATAATCTGCGCCAGGATGTGGATGCGCTGGGCAATGTGCTCGCCTTCATCAACATCGTGGCGGTGCCGTTCCTGGTCGCCGTCTTCGCGCTGTTCCTGGCCTGGCTGCGCCGCCGCCGCCGCGCCCGCGCCCTGCCCTTGTAA
- the thpR gene encoding RNA 2',3'-cyclic phosphodiesterase, producing the protein MRLFVALPIPDEVASTLWPLQGGVPGARWQKREQLHLTLRFIGEVDGHEMGLIDDALAGIMAPGFTLQLKATGSFGGNTPRDLWAGVAPNEKLSHLQKKIESACQRIGLESDGRRFTPHVTLARLKHAPFGAVGSWLTQYGLYASPEFEADSFCLYSSKLTTDGSIYRIEKEYPLYF; encoded by the coding sequence ATGCGGCTGTTTGTGGCGCTTCCCATACCCGATGAGGTCGCTTCGACGCTTTGGCCGTTGCAGGGCGGTGTGCCGGGCGCGCGCTGGCAGAAACGCGAGCAGCTTCATCTCACCTTGCGCTTCATCGGCGAGGTGGACGGTCATGAGATGGGGCTGATCGATGATGCGCTGGCGGGCATCATGGCGCCGGGTTTCACCCTGCAGCTCAAGGCGACGGGCAGTTTCGGCGGCAACACGCCGCGCGATCTCTGGGCGGGGGTGGCGCCGAATGAAAAGCTCAGCCATCTGCAAAAGAAGATCGAAAGCGCCTGCCAGCGCATCGGGCTGGAATCGGATGGTCGCCGCTTCACCCCGCATGTCACCCTGGCGCGGCTGAAGCATGCGCCGTTCGGAGCGGTGGGAAGTTGGCTGACCCAGTATGGGCTTTACGCGAGCCCTGAATTCGAGGCGGACAGTTTCTGCCTCTATTCGTCCAAGCTGACGACGGACGGCAGCATCTACCGGATTGAAAAAGAATACCCGCTGTATTTCTAA
- a CDS encoding metallopeptidase family protein has translation MGGAEFWGKAPSLDDLQTIAANAFRSLPEEFRSLCGDVPLVVQDFPDDDVVLEMELDSPFEILGLFQGPTLAERDVITIPYQTMIFLYRRPILDYWAENDETLPTVIRHVLIHEIGHHFGLSDADMDRIERA, from the coding sequence ATGGGCGGCGCGGAATTTTGGGGCAAGGCCCCTAGCCTGGACGATCTCCAAACCATAGCCGCCAACGCTTTCCGGTCTCTGCCGGAGGAATTCCGCAGCCTTTGCGGAGATGTGCCGCTGGTGGTGCAGGATTTTCCCGACGACGATGTGGTACTCGAAATGGAGCTCGACAGCCCGTTCGAAATCCTAGGGCTGTTTCAAGGCCCCACTCTCGCCGAGCGGGACGTCATCACCATCCCCTATCAGACGATGATTTTTCTCTATCGCCGCCCCATCCTGGATTACTGGGCGGAAAACGATGAGACCCTGCCCACCGTGATCCGCCATGTGCTGATCCATGAGATCGGCCACCATTTCGGCCTCTCCGACGCGGATATGGACCGCATCGAGCGCGCATAG
- a CDS encoding ATP-binding cassette domain-containing protein has translation MIEIEGLTKRFGPVTAVAGLSLRVGKGEVLGFLGPNGAGKSTTMKMVTGYLTPDAGRVSICGHDIETDTTAAQACIGYLPEGAPAYGDMTARQFLLFIAEVRGFKGAAAKARVAEVVEKTDLGPVLEQPIETLSKGFKRRVGLAQAILHDPAVLIMDEPTDGLDPNQKHAVRELIKAMAAEKAIIISTHLLEEVDAICTRAVIIDRGSIVADGTPGELLARSRYHNAVTLTLAVADADAVTAKLKTLASVAQIERKVTGADVRLTLFPKSGALLVEAVSQLASRENWALKELYAEPGRLDEVFRAITTSDAARAKAARG, from the coding sequence ATGATCGAGATCGAGGGACTGACCAAGCGTTTCGGGCCGGTGACTGCGGTCGCAGGCCTCTCCCTCCGCGTGGGCAAAGGCGAAGTCTTAGGCTTTTTGGGCCCCAACGGCGCGGGCAAATCCACCACCATGAAGATGGTGACCGGCTATCTGACGCCGGATGCGGGCCGCGTCTCGATCTGCGGGCATGACATCGAAACCGACACCACCGCGGCACAGGCTTGCATTGGCTATCTGCCTGAAGGCGCGCCAGCCTATGGCGATATGACGGCGCGCCAATTCCTGCTCTTCATCGCCGAGGTGCGCGGCTTCAAAGGTGCAGCCGCCAAAGCACGCGTGGCCGAAGTGGTCGAGAAGACCGATCTTGGCCCCGTCCTGGAACAGCCCATCGAAACTTTGTCCAAAGGCTTCAAACGGCGCGTCGGCTTGGCCCAGGCGATCCTGCATGATCCGGCCGTACTGATCATGGACGAGCCGACCGATGGCCTCGATCCCAATCAGAAACATGCGGTGCGCGAACTCATCAAGGCCATGGCGGCCGAGAAGGCGATCATCATCTCGACTCACCTGCTTGAGGAAGTAGATGCCATCTGCACCCGCGCGGTGATCATCGACCGCGGTAGCATTGTCGCCGATGGCACGCCGGGCGAGCTTCTGGCCCGCTCGCGCTATCACAATGCCGTGACGCTGACCTTGGCCGTGGCGGATGCAGACGCTGTGACGGCGAAACTGAAGACCCTGGCGAGCGTGGCACAGATCGAACGCAAGGTGACGGGCGCAGACGTCCGCCTCACCCTCTTTCCCAAAAGCGGGGCCCTTCTAGTGGAAGCAGTGAGCCAGCTCGCCAGCCGCGAAAACTGGGCCCTGAAAGAACTTTACGCCGAACCCGGACGGCTCGACGAAGTCTTCCGCGCCATCACCACCTCTGATGCCGCGCGAGCGAAGGCAGCACGCGGATGA
- the murJ gene encoding murein biosynthesis integral membrane protein MurJ, with amino-acid sequence MFKKLLSVSGFTLLSRITGLIRDVLQAAILGHGVLSDTFVVAFRFPNWFRAIFGEGTLTPAFVPRYAALHGKGELEAAARFGDQVFSWQILIQAVLLVVALLAMPWVIAATAPGFGEHPGQMDLATTLSRITFPYLIMTVVVVQLSGMLNAIDKFWAAAAWPNFLNLSMIACLLLAFLFPNAAYAAAWGVTIGGVAQFAFMIWAASRDGLRLRLVRPRWTPEIKEFFKAVGAVTFGTLSITALPFVDTILASFLPAGSVTALYYADRINQLPLGVLGIALGTVLLPDMSKRLAIGDVTGSDAAQNRSAAMALLLTLPFVAVFLLIPEPIVRAILSHGAFDAKAAAQTALVLAAYGLGLPAMVLIRIVAASFYARGETGTPAKATMTSIAANMAVKFITVMGLGWGVAGLALGTAIGAWVNVGLLLWFSRRAEYLHILPQLRRAVGPCILAAVLAGAGAYLGVMLVEPLGLAHLAKFWRDLATLGLAMLLSAICYGAAVLAFRRYLPLRRS; translated from the coding sequence ATGTTCAAAAAACTTTTATCGGTCAGCGGCTTCACGCTCCTGTCCCGGATAACCGGACTTATTCGCGACGTTCTCCAAGCGGCCATTCTGGGCCATGGAGTGCTGTCCGACACTTTCGTGGTCGCTTTTCGCTTCCCGAACTGGTTTCGGGCGATTTTCGGCGAAGGTACGCTGACCCCGGCTTTTGTGCCGCGTTACGCCGCCCTGCATGGCAAGGGCGAGCTTGAGGCGGCGGCGCGCTTCGGCGATCAGGTCTTCTCCTGGCAGATACTGATTCAGGCGGTTTTGCTGGTCGTGGCGCTCTTGGCCATGCCGTGGGTGATCGCGGCGACGGCGCCCGGCTTTGGTGAGCATCCCGGCCAGATGGACCTTGCGACAACGCTGTCGCGGATCACTTTTCCGTATTTGATCATGACCGTGGTGGTAGTCCAGCTTTCCGGCATGCTGAACGCCATCGACAAGTTCTGGGCGGCGGCGGCTTGGCCGAATTTCCTCAATCTCAGCATGATCGCCTGCTTGTTGCTGGCCTTCTTGTTTCCCAATGCCGCTTACGCTGCGGCCTGGGGTGTCACCATCGGCGGCGTGGCGCAGTTTGCCTTCATGATCTGGGCGGCGAGTCGCGACGGGCTGCGGTTGCGCTTGGTCCGGCCGCGCTGGACGCCGGAGATCAAGGAATTCTTCAAAGCGGTGGGGGCGGTGACCTTTGGCACGCTCTCGATCACGGCGCTGCCTTTTGTCGATACGATTCTGGCGAGCTTTCTGCCGGCTGGTAGTGTGACGGCGCTTTACTATGCCGACCGCATTAACCAGCTACCGCTCGGGGTGCTCGGTATCGCGCTCGGCACGGTGCTGTTGCCCGATATGTCCAAGCGCCTCGCCATCGGCGATGTCACGGGCTCGGATGCGGCGCAGAATCGCTCCGCCGCCATGGCGCTGTTGCTGACCTTGCCTTTCGTAGCGGTGTTCCTGCTCATTCCAGAGCCGATTGTCCGCGCCATCCTTTCCCATGGCGCCTTTGACGCCAAAGCGGCGGCGCAAACCGCGTTGGTGCTGGCGGCCTATGGGCTTGGGCTTCCGGCGATGGTGCTGATCCGCATCGTGGCGGCGAGTTTCTATGCCCGCGGCGAAACCGGCACCCCCGCCAAGGCGACCATGACCTCTATCGCCGCGAACATGGCGGTGAAGTTCATCACCGTGATGGGGCTCGGCTGGGGCGTGGCGGGGTTGGCGCTCGGGACCGCCATCGGCGCTTGGGTGAATGTCGGCTTGCTCCTCTGGTTCAGCCGCCGCGCCGAATATCTGCATATCCTGCCGCAGCTCCGCCGTGCGGTGGGGCCCTGCATTTTGGCTGCCGTGCTGGCAGGGGCGGGCGCTTATCTCGGCGTCATGCTGGTGGAGCCGCTTGGCCTCGCGCATCTCGCCAAGTTCTGGCGCGATCTAGCCACCCTGGGCCTCGCCATGCTGCTCAGCGCGATCTGTTATGGCGCGGCGGTGCTGGCTTTCCGCCGGTATCTGCCTTTGCGGCGTTCTTAA
- a CDS encoding Bax inhibitor-1/YccA family protein, whose product MADYDSNRLYRAPADVAGAIDQGLRKYMLRVYNYMALALIVTGLTAYGVFSASTVTDPETGRLALTGLGATLFTSPIKWVVMFAPLAMVLFLNARFERMSVAGAQSAFWVFSGLLGLSMAMIFMVYTASSIAQVFFITAAAFGGLSLYGYTTRTDLTAMGSFLIMGVWGLLIAGIVNIFLHSSMMAWVTSVAGVGIFAGLTAYDTQKIKEMYYEGDGEVVAGKKAILGALSLYLDFINMFQYLLFLLGNRR is encoded by the coding sequence ATGGCGGACTACGACTCCAATCGGCTCTACCGCGCCCCGGCAGATGTTGCTGGCGCGATTGATCAAGGGCTGCGCAAGTACATGCTGCGCGTCTACAACTATATGGCCCTGGCGCTGATCGTGACTGGATTGACGGCCTATGGCGTCTTTTCGGCATCCACCGTAACGGACCCTGAGACGGGCCGTCTGGCTCTCACCGGCCTCGGCGCAACGCTTTTCACCTCGCCCATCAAATGGGTGGTGATGTTCGCCCCGCTGGCGATGGTTCTGTTCCTGAACGCGCGCTTCGAGCGCATGAGCGTTGCCGGCGCGCAATCGGCGTTCTGGGTTTTCTCGGGCCTTCTCGGCTTGTCGATGGCCATGATCTTCATGGTCTACACCGCAAGCTCGATCGCGCAGGTCTTCTTCATCACGGCGGCGGCGTTCGGCGGGCTTAGCCTTTACGGCTACACCACGCGCACCGATCTCACGGCGATGGGCTCGTTCCTCATCATGGGCGTGTGGGGTTTGCTGATCGCAGGCATCGTGAACATCTTCCTGCACTCTTCGATGATGGCGTGGGTCACGAGCGTGGCGGGCGTCGGCATCTTCGCCGGTCTCACCGCCTACGACACGCAGAAGATCAAGGAAATGTACTACGAAGGCGATGGCGAAGTGGTCGCTGGCAAGAAGGCCATTCTCGGCGCGCTCAGCCTCTACCTCGATTTCATCAACATGTTCCAATACCTGCTCTTCCTGCTTGGCAACCGCCGCTAA
- a CDS encoding TonB-dependent receptor: protein MPIRFHAVSLAVLAAAMLPAAAEMADSQNSFIETVTVTAQKRVQNPIEVPMALTAYSGDFLKKIDAQEFDKLSLYTPGFVVQNQSPNNPGLVLRGLTLDSGDSSQEPRVSVFEDDVSISTTRATYIELFDIERVEVARGPQTTLFGRAALMGGVNVIQNKADPSAKSFALGAEAGDYGYWMAEGMANIPLSDDFAVRVSGRAKTRQGYVKNLLGGADYNSVGTIAGRLAFNYKPTDALNVDVIFNYESDKPSGTSFKSGTFAPFDPNTGAVLGNLDHNSGAALTTVPGFENNKQLGLDRKVWDAKALVSYTLTPAVKLSSVTAYRRFDSEEVFDPDGFSQPLLVSAEDARGDQFSQELRVNYDDGGRFSAFGGVDYFYSNVSQRVPLQFDERLALTLLTGQNPMLAQPTAFFSTPTFVGGYAPALVQGLAQGLYFKNFGTLYAMPAATAAGIAKNLKANHWEQSENFGKTKSVDLYADVTVKVTEAFELEGGVRYTTDDKVTSYAATTADRSVLGGLIGAMSLPAPMRDAVIGGLATPGAGSTSAIPASLLPAFALFYQPTANNGDKIAKGFSDDGLTWRFSARYALDKDLSLYANYARGRRPKVLTALTPSQPFGPPNFSPADAETVDSYEVGAKTEALDGKLHADIAVYTYQYANFQTVMMLNNTPITTNAGHANAWGIESQLEWAITDWADFFGTYAYNRARFAGTSMYKGNQFRLNPDHKLSAGLALHTEMFGGTVTLLPTYTFQSKIYFDDDNDIAALQTGHLLPDTKQDELQKSYGLFNARLSYAPENAIWSASVFVNNVFNRKYIKDAGNAGDNLGIPTFIAGEPRFFGVAVALKTH from the coding sequence ATGCCGATCCGTTTTCATGCGGTGTCGCTGGCCGTTCTGGCGGCCGCCATGCTGCCTGCTGCTGCTGAGATGGCCGACAGCCAAAATAGCTTCATCGAGACCGTGACGGTCACGGCACAAAAACGCGTCCAGAACCCGATCGAAGTGCCGATGGCGCTGACCGCCTATTCCGGCGACTTCCTGAAGAAAATCGACGCGCAGGAATTCGACAAGCTCTCGCTCTATACGCCGGGCTTCGTGGTGCAGAACCAATCGCCGAATAATCCCGGCCTGGTGCTGCGCGGCCTGACGCTGGATAGCGGCGACTCCAGCCAGGAACCACGCGTCTCGGTGTTCGAGGACGACGTTTCGATCTCCACCACCCGCGCCACCTATATCGAACTCTTCGATATCGAACGCGTCGAAGTGGCGCGCGGACCGCAAACCACCCTGTTCGGTCGCGCGGCGCTGATGGGCGGCGTCAATGTCATCCAGAACAAGGCCGATCCTTCCGCCAAGAGTTTCGCCCTTGGCGCCGAAGCGGGCGACTACGGCTACTGGATGGCCGAAGGCATGGCCAATATCCCGCTTTCGGATGATTTCGCGGTGCGCGTCTCCGGCCGCGCCAAGACCCGTCAGGGCTATGTGAAGAACCTTCTGGGCGGCGCCGATTACAACTCGGTCGGCACCATCGCGGGGCGCCTCGCCTTCAATTACAAGCCGACGGACGCCCTGAATGTCGATGTGATCTTCAACTATGAATCCGACAAGCCCTCGGGCACCTCATTCAAATCCGGCACCTTCGCGCCCTTCGATCCCAATACCGGCGCGGTGCTGGGCAACCTCGACCATAATAGTGGCGCGGCGCTCACCACCGTCCCTGGCTTCGAGAACAACAAGCAGCTCGGCCTTGACCGCAAGGTGTGGGATGCCAAAGCGCTTGTCAGCTACACTCTCACTCCGGCGGTGAAGCTCTCCTCGGTCACGGCCTATCGCCGCTTCGACAGCGAAGAAGTGTTCGATCCGGATGGCTTCAGCCAACCGCTCCTGGTTTCCGCCGAAGACGCGCGCGGCGATCAGTTCAGCCAGGAGCTGCGCGTCAATTACGATGACGGCGGACGCTTCAGCGCATTTGGGGGTGTGGACTATTTCTATTCCAATGTCTCGCAGCGCGTGCCGCTGCAATTCGACGAACGCCTGGCCCTGACGCTTCTGACCGGCCAGAACCCCATGCTCGCCCAGCCGACCGCTTTCTTCTCGACCCCAACCTTTGTCGGCGGTTATGCCCCCGCGCTCGTGCAGGGCTTGGCGCAAGGCCTCTATTTCAAGAATTTCGGCACCCTTTACGCCATGCCGGCTGCCACCGCGGCGGGCATCGCCAAAAATCTAAAAGCCAATCACTGGGAACAGTCGGAAAATTTCGGCAAGACCAAATCGGTCGACCTTTATGCCGATGTGACCGTGAAGGTAACGGAAGCGTTCGAACTCGAAGGTGGCGTGCGATACACCACCGACGACAAGGTTACCTCCTATGCGGCGACCACGGCGGACCGCTCGGTATTGGGCGGGCTGATCGGAGCGATGAGCCTTCCAGCCCCCATGCGTGATGCCGTGATCGGCGGCCTTGCCACGCCGGGTGCGGGGTCTACCTCAGCCATCCCGGCGAGCCTCTTGCCCGCCTTTGCGCTCTTTTATCAACCGACGGCGAATAACGGCGACAAGATCGCCAAGGGCTTCTCCGATGACGGCCTGACCTGGCGCTTCTCGGCGCGCTACGCGCTCGACAAGGATTTGAGCCTTTACGCCAACTACGCGCGCGGGCGCCGCCCCAAGGTGCTGACGGCCCTTACCCCGTCTCAGCCCTTCGGTCCGCCGAACTTCTCACCGGCCGACGCCGAAACGGTCGACTCCTACGAAGTCGGCGCCAAAACGGAAGCTCTGGACGGTAAGCTGCACGCCGACATCGCCGTCTACACCTACCAATACGCCAACTTCCAAACCGTGATGATGCTCAACAACACGCCCATCACCACCAATGCCGGTCACGCCAATGCCTGGGGCATTGAGAGCCAGCTCGAATGGGCCATCACCGACTGGGCGGATTTCTTCGGCACCTACGCCTATAACCGCGCCCGCTTCGCCGGGACGAGCATGTATAAGGGCAACCAATTCCGCCTCAATCCCGACCACAAGCTCTCCGCCGGACTGGCGCTGCATACCGAGATGTTCGGCGGCACGGTGACGCTGCTTCCGACCTATACCTTCCAGTCGAAGATCTATTTCGACGACGACAACGACATCGCAGCGCTGCAGACCGGTCACCTTCTGCCCGATACCAAGCAGGACGAATTGCAGAAGTCCTATGGCCTATTTAACGCGCGGCTGAGTTACGCACCCGAAAACGCGATCTGGTCGGCCTCAGTATTTGTGAACAACGTCTTCAACCGGAAATACATCAAGGATGCGGGCAATGCGGGCGATAATCTCGGCATCCCGACCTTCATCGCTGGCGAGCCGCGTTTCTTCGGAGTCGCGGTGGCGTTGAAGACCCACTAA
- a CDS encoding ABC transporter permease, protein MNNALGHIRKNAGFVLPIFKREFSGYFATPLAYVFIVIFLFTMGAFTFYVGHFYENGIADLSVFFGFHPWLYLFLVPAISMRLWADERRSGTMELLLTLPVPLWATVVGKYLAAWAFTGIALLLTFPIWLTVNYLGEPDNGVILASYIGSFLMAGGYLAIGSAISASTNNQVIAFVVSALVCFLFTVSGAPLVLDVFRGWAPMALTEAVASLSVVTHFTAITQGVLDLRDVVFFLSLIALFLALNIITVDLKKGG, encoded by the coding sequence ATGAACAACGCTCTTGGCCATATTCGGAAAAATGCGGGCTTTGTTCTGCCGATCTTCAAGCGGGAGTTTTCCGGCTATTTCGCGACGCCCCTCGCTTACGTTTTCATCGTGATATTCCTCTTCACGATGGGTGCCTTCACCTTTTACGTCGGCCATTTCTACGAAAACGGGATCGCCGATCTTTCAGTCTTCTTCGGCTTTCATCCCTGGCTCTACCTCTTCCTGGTGCCCGCCATCTCAATGCGGCTTTGGGCGGATGAGCGGCGTAGCGGCACCATGGAGTTGCTCCTCACTTTGCCTGTGCCGCTATGGGCCACCGTGGTTGGCAAATACCTCGCCGCCTGGGCTTTCACCGGCATTGCCCTGCTCCTTACCTTCCCGATCTGGCTGACGGTCAATTATCTTGGCGAGCCCGACAACGGCGTGATCCTGGCGAGCTATATCGGCTCCTTCCTGATGGCGGGCGGCTATCTTGCCATCGGCTCGGCGATTTCGGCTTCCACCAACAACCAAGTCATCGCCTTTGTGGTGAGCGCGCTGGTGTGTTTCCTCTTCACCGTCTCGGGGGCACCCTTGGTGCTCGACGTGTTTCGCGGCTGGGCGCCGATGGCGCTGACCGAAGCCGTCGCGTCTTTGAGCGTGGTGACTCATTTCACCGCCATCACCCAAGGCGTGCTGGATTTGCGCGATGTGGTGTTCTTTCTCTCGCTGATCGCGCTCTTCCTGGCGCTGAACATCATCACTGTTGATCTGAAGAAGGGAGGCTGA
- a CDS encoding DUF4340 domain-containing protein, with the protein MTLRAYFYSKRSRNLALLGGMAVVLGLWAFLALHHRAAQMAPKYDEATFLPGLAHALSAGEVTRIHIKSQKADFVVAFVPVKGWVLPGSGNYPASFEVVKETLVALAALETIEPKTDDPALYSFVGLDTPPKGDGVSIVLRNDKGKLLASLILGKSEMRGEDYTLFVRRAGEKQSWLVKSPAPIKTAPADWMDKAVVSLSRERVASVAVEPASGPAYSLTRDNAQAENFAVTPLPKGRELTYAGAGDSAATVLADFAFDDIKPAASFDFSSAAHMTLKSFDGLLVSLDIVTSGNDHWVRVSANGMPGAMGAIKEAYAINARTTGWAFKIPSFKASLYATPLETLLKPKK; encoded by the coding sequence ATGACATTGCGGGCCTATTTCTATTCAAAGCGGAGTCGCAATCTGGCGCTCCTGGGCGGCATGGCGGTTGTGTTGGGCCTTTGGGCCTTCCTCGCTTTGCATCATCGCGCCGCGCAGATGGCGCCGAAATACGATGAAGCGACATTCCTGCCCGGGCTTGCCCATGCGCTGAGCGCCGGTGAGGTGACGCGCATCCACATCAAATCGCAAAAAGCAGATTTCGTGGTCGCCTTCGTGCCGGTGAAAGGTTGGGTCTTGCCCGGCAGCGGCAATTATCCCGCCTCCTTCGAAGTGGTGAAGGAAACCCTGGTGGCACTGGCCGCGCTCGAAACCATCGAGCCCAAGACTGACGATCCGGCGCTCTATTCCTTTGTCGGGCTCGATACCCCGCCCAAGGGCGATGGCGTGTCGATTGTCCTGCGCAATGACAAGGGCAAGCTGCTGGCCTCGCTGATCCTGGGCAAAAGCGAGATGCGCGGTGAGGATTACACCCTGTTTGTGCGCCGCGCGGGCGAGAAGCAAAGCTGGCTCGTTAAAAGCCCTGCCCCGATCAAGACGGCACCCGCCGATTGGATGGATAAGGCGGTCGTGAGCCTGTCGCGCGAACGCGTCGCTTCGGTGGCGGTGGAGCCTGCGAGCGGCCCCGCCTATAGCCTGACCCGCGACAATGCTCAGGCGGAGAATTTTGCGGTAACGCCGCTGCCTAAGGGGCGCGAGCTGACCTATGCGGGCGCGGGCGACAGCGCGGCCACGGTGCTGGCCGACTTTGCCTTTGACGACATCAAGCCCGCGGCGAGCTTCGATTTTTCGAGCGCCGCGCATATGACGCTGAAGAGCTTTGACGGGCTGTTGGTGAGCCTCGATATCGTCACCAGCGGCAACGATCACTGGGTGCGCGTGAGCGCGAATGGCATGCCCGGCGCGATGGGCGCGATCAAGGAAGCCTACGCCATCAACGCCCGCACCACTGGCTGGGCCTTTAAAATTCCCAGCTTCAAGGCAAGCCTTTATGCTACGCCGCTGGAAACGCTGCTGAAGCCGAAGAAATAA